The Stigmatella aurantiaca genome includes the window CAGTCGCAAGGTGGTGGGCTGGGCCATGGGCGAGCACATCGGCCGGCACTTGGTGCTCTCGGGCTTGCAGATGGCCCTGGAAGGGCGAGCGCCTCCCAAGGGCCTGCTGCACCACTCGGACAGGGGCAGCCAGTACGCAAGCTCCGATTACCAGCAGGCCCTGGCCTCTGGGGGCATTGAGTGCAGCATGTCCAGGAAGGGCAACTGCTGGGACAACGCCGTGGTGGAGAGCTTCTTCAGCAGCCTGAAGCAGGAGCTGGTCTACCGGACTGACTTCGCCACGCGTCAGCAGGCCCGCTCGGCCCTCTTCGAGTACATCGAGGTCTTCTACAATCGGCAGCGGCGGCACTCCACGCTGGGCTACTTGAGCCCCGTGGACTTTGAGAACGCCGCCCTACCTGTTACGTTGGCAGCTTAAGTCCTGTGTCCACCAAATCGGGGCAAGCCCATGGCCACCTCAACGCGTGGAGCTACGGGCGCAAGCTCTCACCGGTGAAGAAGCGCGTGCTGGGACTGCTGCGGCTGGGAGCTGTTCTGGCTCCCAGCCGTCCTTCACGTCAGTGCGCCGCTCTGCTCAAACTGTGGCCAGCGCTGTGGCGCTTCACGCGCTTGGAGGGGGTGGAGCCCACTAACAACAAGGCGGAGCGGGACCTGCGGTTGGCAGTGCTGTGGAGAAAGGGCAGCTTTGGCACCCATAGCCCTCAGGGAAGT containing:
- a CDS encoding IS3 family transposase translates to RGRRVCTTDSKHGLPVAPNVLNRNFCPEAPNRTWATDITYVWTAEGWLYLAVVMDLFSRKVVGWAMGEHIGRHLVLSGLQMALEGRAPPKGLLHHSDRGSQYASSDYQQALASGGIECSMSRKGNCWDNAVVESFFSSLKQELVYRTDFATRQQARSALFEYIEVFYNRQRRHSTLGYLSPVDFENAALPVTLAA
- a CDS encoding IS66 family transposase, coding for MLGLLRLGAVLAPSRPSRQCAALLKLWPALWRFTRLEGVEPTNNKAERDLRLAVLWRKGSFGTHSPQGSRFIERLLTVTASLRAQGRSVLTFLREAMQASLHSAPAPSLLPTQT